A genomic region of Micromonospora sp. NBRC 110009 contains the following coding sequences:
- a CDS encoding SAM-dependent methyltransferase, with protein MQRPDWAPDTIDIERPSVARMYDYYLGGSHNFAADRAAARAMVDAVPEAPLMAQANRAFLRRAVQFLAESGVRQFLDIGSGIPTVGNVHEIAQRVAPESRVVYVDVDPVAVAHSQEILAGNDRAAVLQEDLRRPTAILNHPEVTKLLDFSQPVAVMIVAVLHFIPDADQPQEILRTLRAALAPGSYLVMSQASDDGRSETGERAEAERVYRRTDSELWIRSRAELTALFDGFELVDPGVVWVPQWRPESPEQAENAAQSVFMGGVGRFGG; from the coding sequence ATGCAGCGGCCGGACTGGGCACCCGACACGATCGACATCGAGCGCCCCAGCGTCGCCCGCATGTACGACTACTATCTCGGCGGCTCACACAACTTCGCGGCCGACCGGGCCGCCGCCCGGGCCATGGTGGACGCCGTGCCGGAGGCCCCGCTGATGGCCCAGGCCAACCGGGCGTTCCTGCGCCGGGCGGTGCAGTTCCTGGCCGAGTCGGGGGTACGCCAGTTCCTCGACATCGGCTCCGGCATCCCCACCGTGGGCAACGTGCACGAGATCGCCCAGCGGGTCGCCCCGGAGAGCCGGGTGGTCTACGTCGACGTCGACCCGGTCGCGGTGGCGCACAGCCAGGAGATCCTGGCCGGCAACGACCGGGCCGCGGTGCTCCAGGAGGACCTGCGCCGGCCCACGGCGATCCTCAACCACCCCGAGGTGACGAAGCTGCTGGACTTCTCCCAGCCGGTCGCCGTCATGATCGTCGCGGTGCTGCACTTCATCCCGGACGCGGACCAGCCGCAGGAGATCCTGCGGACGCTGCGCGCGGCGCTGGCGCCCGGCAGCTACCTGGTGATGTCCCAGGCCAGCGACGACGGCCGGAGCGAGACCGGCGAGCGGGCGGAGGCCGAGCGGGTCTACCGCCGCACCGACAGCGAACTGTGGATCCGCAGCCGGGCCGAGCTGACCGCGCTCTTCGACGGCTTCGAGCTGGTGGACCCGGGCGTGGTGTGGGTGCCGCAGTGGCGGCCGGAGTCCCCGGAGCAGGCGGAGAACGCCGCCCAGTCGGTCTTCATGGGCGGCGTCGGGCGGTTCGGTGGGTGA
- a CDS encoding NYN domain-containing protein, with product MPLTEPHDDRFSAEEPVLGAHDAGEAPQAREPDIAPDAGADAEAAGSAAPEPEPTLPEPVRQRIVALTAAVLPGLPADEVPVPLRRVAKFAPNRRARLGAPAIAAQLTADPLFRQRVTARVLADAGDLGAAVVEGTAPAAADPVEVAALAYLARPRGWRELIEASGAAVRAEADSAVVAELVREAEQRATRAEHDRAVARVEAEKLRDELARVREELGQLREEARQLTRTFRETQARERKATELLATERGRAARAAADADAELRRARARLAEAEAAAGVARASAKEARSVDDARLWLLLETIGQAAVGLRRELALDPVDRLPADFVADAFADQSTTTRAGAAARARDTDDPARLDQLLALPKAHLVVDGYNVTKRGFGEMSLEQQRKRLISGLGGIAAQTGDEVTVVFDGAERIHGLPPAPRGVRVLFSRKGETADELIRRLVRAEPAGRPVVVVSSDREVADGVRRHGAYPLGADSLLRRLARS from the coding sequence ATGCCCCTCACCGAGCCGCACGACGACCGCTTCTCCGCGGAGGAGCCGGTGCTCGGTGCGCACGACGCCGGTGAGGCCCCGCAGGCCCGGGAGCCGGACATCGCCCCCGACGCCGGCGCGGACGCCGAGGCCGCCGGTTCGGCCGCGCCCGAGCCGGAGCCCACCCTGCCCGAGCCGGTCCGGCAGCGGATCGTGGCGCTGACCGCCGCCGTGCTGCCCGGCCTGCCCGCCGACGAGGTGCCCGTCCCGCTGCGCCGGGTGGCCAAGTTCGCCCCCAACCGCCGCGCCCGGCTCGGCGCGCCGGCCATCGCCGCCCAGCTCACCGCCGACCCGCTGTTCCGGCAGCGGGTCACCGCCCGGGTGCTCGCCGACGCCGGTGACCTGGGTGCGGCCGTCGTCGAGGGGACCGCCCCGGCCGCCGCCGACCCGGTCGAGGTGGCCGCCCTGGCCTACCTGGCCCGGCCGCGCGGCTGGCGGGAGCTGATCGAGGCCAGCGGCGCGGCGGTGCGCGCCGAGGCGGACAGCGCCGTGGTGGCCGAGCTGGTCCGGGAGGCCGAGCAGCGGGCCACCCGCGCCGAACACGACCGCGCGGTGGCCCGGGTCGAGGCGGAGAAGCTCCGCGATGAGCTGGCCCGGGTCCGGGAGGAGCTGGGGCAGCTGCGCGAGGAGGCCCGGCAGCTCACCCGTACCTTCCGGGAGACCCAGGCCCGGGAGCGCAAGGCCACCGAGCTGCTCGCCACCGAGCGGGGCCGGGCCGCCCGGGCGGCGGCCGACGCGGACGCCGAGCTGCGCCGGGCGCGGGCCCGGCTGGCCGAGGCGGAGGCCGCGGCCGGGGTGGCCCGGGCCAGCGCCAAGGAGGCCCGGTCGGTCGACGACGCCCGGCTGTGGCTGCTGCTGGAGACCATCGGGCAGGCCGCCGTCGGGCTGCGCCGCGAACTGGCCCTCGACCCGGTCGACCGGCTGCCGGCCGACTTCGTCGCCGACGCGTTCGCCGACCAGTCGACCACCACCCGGGCCGGCGCGGCCGCCCGCGCCCGGGACACCGACGATCCGGCCCGGCTGGACCAGCTCCTCGCGTTGCCGAAGGCCCACCTCGTGGTCGACGGCTACAACGTCACCAAGCGGGGCTTCGGCGAGATGTCCCTGGAGCAGCAGCGCAAGCGGCTGATCAGCGGGCTGGGCGGGATCGCCGCGCAGACCGGGGACGAGGTCACCGTGGTCTTCGACGGCGCCGAGCGGATCCACGGGCTGCCGCCCGCGCCGCGCGGCGTACGGGTGCTCTTCTCCCGCAAGGGGGAGACCGCCGACGAGCTGATCCGCCGGCTGGTCCGGGCCGAGCCGGCGGGCCGCCCGGTCGTCGTGGTCTCCTCCGACCGCGAGGTCGCCGACGGGGTACGCCGGCACGGTGCGTACCCGCTGGGCGCGGACTCACTGCTGCGCCGGCTCGCCCGCTCCTGA
- a CDS encoding glycosyltransferase family 4 protein, producing the protein MSRTLLITNDFPPRPGGIQSFVHHLAVRQPAGSVVVYASSWRGAAKFDADQPFEVIRERTKVLLPTPLVARRAAKLARAYDCDTVWFGAAAPLGLLAAGLRRRAGIRRAVALTHGHEVGWAALPGARSLLRRIGRGVDVTTYLGEYTRVRLARVLDGATELRRLAPGVDVDTYHPSVDGEEVRKQLGLTGRPVVVCVSRLVPRKGQDMLIRAMPEIRRRVPDAALLVVGGGPYRATLEKLAWQTGVESDVVFTGSVPSAELPAHYAAGDVYAMPCRTRNRGLDVEGLGIVYLEASATGLPVVAGDSGGAPDAVREGETGYVVRGRDLSQLADRVATLLADRDLARQLGAAGRAWVEREWRWETQAERMGALLAG; encoded by the coding sequence ATGAGCCGCACCTTGCTGATCACCAACGACTTCCCGCCCCGCCCCGGCGGCATCCAGTCCTTCGTGCACCACCTCGCCGTCCGTCAGCCCGCCGGCTCCGTGGTGGTATACGCGTCGAGCTGGCGGGGCGCCGCGAAGTTCGACGCGGACCAGCCGTTCGAGGTGATCCGGGAACGCACCAAGGTGCTGCTGCCCACCCCGCTGGTCGCCCGGCGGGCGGCGAAGCTGGCCCGGGCGTACGACTGCGACACGGTGTGGTTCGGCGCGGCGGCCCCGCTGGGGCTGCTCGCGGCCGGGCTGCGCCGGCGGGCGGGCATCCGGCGGGCGGTGGCCCTCACCCACGGGCACGAGGTCGGCTGGGCGGCGCTGCCCGGCGCCCGGTCGCTGCTGCGCCGGATCGGCCGGGGCGTGGACGTCACCACCTACCTGGGCGAGTACACCCGGGTCCGGCTGGCCCGGGTGCTCGACGGGGCGACCGAGTTGCGCCGGCTCGCCCCCGGCGTGGACGTGGACACCTACCACCCGTCGGTGGACGGCGAGGAGGTCCGGAAGCAGCTGGGGCTGACCGGCCGGCCGGTGGTGGTCTGCGTCTCCCGGCTCGTCCCGCGCAAGGGGCAGGACATGCTGATCCGCGCGATGCCCGAGATCCGTCGCCGGGTGCCCGACGCCGCGTTGCTGGTGGTGGGCGGCGGGCCCTACCGGGCCACGCTGGAGAAGCTGGCCTGGCAGACCGGTGTGGAAAGCGACGTGGTCTTCACCGGCTCGGTGCCGTCGGCCGAGCTGCCCGCCCACTACGCGGCCGGCGACGTCTACGCCATGCCGTGCCGGACCCGCAACCGCGGGCTGGACGTGGAGGGGCTGGGCATCGTCTACCTGGAGGCCAGCGCGACCGGCCTGCCGGTGGTGGCCGGCGACTCCGGCGGCGCGCCGGACGCCGTCCGGGAGGGGGAGACGGGCTACGTGGTGCGCGGCCGGGACTTGTCCCAGCTCGCCGACCGGGTGGCCACCCTGCTCGCCGACCGGGACCTGGCCCGCCAGCTCGGTGCGGCCGGCCGCGCCTGGGTGGAGCGGGAGTGGCGCTGGGAGACCCAGGCCGAGCGGATGGGCGCCCTCCTCGCCGGCTGA
- a CDS encoding AMP-dependent synthetase/ligase codes for MREFSVPPIVTVGDAANLTDPVWDNAEVAPDAVQFVRRTGGDGRAWTDVTCRQFRDEVVAVARGLVAAGVSPGDRVALMSRTRYEWTLFDYAIWAAGAITVPIYETSSAEQAAWILGDSGAVAAVVESTQHATLVAGVRDRLPELREVWQIELGAVDELAAAGESVDPAEIEVRRSAVKADDIATIIYTSGTTGRPKGCVVTHRNMYADIANAVPVLPNLFRQGASTLLFLPLAHAFARLIQIGVVQARATMAHCSDTKNLVGELQEFKPTFVLSVPRVFEKVYNGARQKAEAEGKGKIFDRAEKVAIAYSEALETADGPGLALRAQHAVFDKLVYRKLRAAMGGRCRDAISGGAPLGARLGHFFRGVGVTICEGYGLTETAPAAAANLPTGTKIGTVGRPLPGVTVRIADDGEILISGEIVFRGYWHNEAATAEALTPDGWFRTGDLGRLDEDGYLSITGRKKEIIVTAGGKNVAPAVLEDQVRAHPLVSQCMVVGDRQPFIAALVTLDEEALPKWLAAHGRPEQTSVADLRDDGELRGEIQGAIDQANQAVSKAEAIKVFRILPQDFTEATGELTPSLKVKRQVVHKTYAAEIADIYQG; via the coding sequence GTGCGCGAGTTCTCCGTTCCGCCGATCGTCACCGTCGGGGACGCGGCCAACCTGACCGACCCGGTCTGGGACAACGCCGAGGTGGCCCCCGACGCCGTGCAGTTCGTCCGGCGTACCGGCGGCGACGGCCGCGCCTGGACGGACGTCACCTGCCGGCAGTTCCGCGACGAGGTGGTGGCGGTGGCGCGCGGTCTGGTCGCCGCCGGCGTCTCCCCCGGCGACCGGGTCGCGCTGATGAGCCGCACCCGCTACGAGTGGACCCTGTTCGACTACGCCATCTGGGCCGCCGGCGCGATCACCGTGCCGATCTACGAGACGTCCAGCGCGGAGCAGGCGGCATGGATCCTCGGCGACTCCGGGGCGGTCGCCGCCGTGGTGGAGAGCACCCAGCACGCCACCCTGGTCGCCGGGGTCCGCGACCGGCTGCCCGAGCTGCGCGAGGTGTGGCAGATCGAGCTGGGCGCGGTGGACGAGTTGGCGGCCGCCGGCGAGTCGGTCGACCCGGCCGAGATCGAGGTACGCCGCAGCGCCGTCAAGGCCGACGACATCGCCACCATCATCTACACCAGCGGCACCACCGGCCGCCCCAAGGGCTGCGTGGTGACCCACCGCAACATGTACGCCGACATCGCCAACGCCGTGCCGGTGCTGCCGAACCTGTTCCGCCAGGGCGCCTCGACCCTGCTGTTCCTGCCGCTCGCGCACGCCTTCGCCCGGCTCATCCAGATCGGCGTGGTGCAGGCCCGGGCCACCATGGCGCACTGCTCGGACACCAAGAACCTGGTCGGCGAGCTCCAGGAGTTCAAGCCCACCTTCGTGCTCTCCGTGCCCCGGGTCTTCGAGAAGGTCTACAACGGCGCGCGGCAGAAGGCCGAGGCCGAGGGGAAGGGCAAGATCTTCGACCGGGCGGAGAAGGTCGCGATCGCGTACAGCGAGGCGCTGGAGACCGCCGACGGGCCGGGCCTGGCGCTGCGCGCCCAGCACGCGGTCTTCGACAAGCTGGTCTACCGCAAGCTGCGGGCGGCCATGGGCGGCCGGTGCCGGGACGCCATCTCCGGCGGCGCCCCGCTCGGCGCCCGGCTCGGCCACTTCTTCCGCGGCGTCGGGGTGACCATCTGCGAGGGCTACGGCCTCACCGAGACCGCCCCGGCCGCCGCCGCGAACCTGCCCACCGGCACGAAGATCGGCACCGTCGGCCGACCGCTGCCCGGCGTGACCGTCCGGATCGCCGACGACGGCGAGATCCTGATCTCCGGCGAGATCGTCTTCCGGGGCTACTGGCACAACGAGGCGGCCACCGCCGAAGCGCTCACCCCGGACGGCTGGTTCCGCACCGGCGACCTGGGCCGGCTCGACGAGGACGGCTACCTCAGCATCACCGGCCGGAAGAAAGAGATCATCGTGACCGCGGGCGGCAAGAACGTCGCCCCGGCGGTCCTGGAGGACCAGGTCCGGGCCCACCCGCTGGTCAGCCAGTGCATGGTGGTCGGCGACCGGCAGCCGTTCATCGCGGCGCTGGTCACCCTCGACGAGGAGGCGCTGCCGAAGTGGCTGGCCGCGCACGGCCGGCCGGAGCAGACCAGCGTGGCCGACCTGCGCGACGACGGCGAGCTGCGCGGCGAGATCCAGGGCGCCATCGACCAGGCCAACCAGGCGGTCTCCAAGGCCGAGGCGATCAAGGTGTTCCGGATCCTGCCGCAGGACTTCACCGAGGCCACCGGCGAGCTGACCCCGTCGCTGAAGGTCAAGCGGCAGGTCGTGCACAAGACGTACGCGGCGGAGATCGCCGATATCTACCAAGGCTGA
- a CDS encoding response regulator transcription factor, with the protein MTTSPTPATRTKVLLVDDHDLIRKGLRHAFERDRQFEVVGEAATAAEGVRQAGALQPDVVIMDLRLPDGSGLEATRALRKSSASMGIVVLTMYAGDDQLFGALEAGASAFVPKTAPADEVVAAARHAASSPSAFTAADLAEAMKRRLAPSGPQLSPREGQVLRLLADGMSVAGIAKQLFVSESTAKTHISKLYEKLGAANRAQALMTALRLGLLEAPDAPKF; encoded by the coding sequence ATGACCACTAGCCCGACACCGGCCACCCGTACCAAGGTTCTCCTTGTCGACGATCATGACCTGATCCGGAAGGGACTGCGGCACGCCTTCGAGCGGGATCGGCAGTTCGAGGTCGTGGGCGAGGCCGCCACGGCCGCCGAGGGCGTACGCCAGGCCGGTGCCCTCCAGCCGGACGTGGTGATCATGGACCTTCGGCTGCCCGACGGCAGCGGTCTGGAGGCCACCCGGGCGCTGCGCAAGTCCAGCGCCTCGATGGGCATCGTCGTGCTCACCATGTACGCCGGCGACGACCAGCTCTTCGGCGCCCTGGAGGCGGGCGCGAGCGCGTTCGTGCCGAAGACCGCCCCGGCCGACGAGGTGGTGGCCGCCGCCCGGCACGCCGCCTCCTCCCCCAGCGCGTTCACCGCCGCCGACCTGGCCGAGGCGATGAAGCGCCGGCTGGCCCCGTCCGGCCCGCAGCTCTCCCCCCGCGAGGGCCAGGTGCTGCGGCTGCTCGCCGACGGCATGAGCGTCGCCGGCATCGCCAAGCAGCTCTTCGTCAGCGAGTCGACGGCCAAGACGCACATCTCGAAGCTCTACGAGAAGCTCGGCGCCGCCAACCGGGCGCAGGCGCTGATGACGGCGCTGCGGCTCGGCCTGCTGGAGGCCCCGGACGCGCCGAAGTTCTGA
- a CDS encoding putative bifunctional diguanylate cyclase/phosphodiesterase, with protein MTQAQLEALLQRLTERLAVAIRSEPFDLRVGQQVGAELVAAHIASAEGLGRTIEVIQLRLVRDLGLVAEDVEDRMARLLATVATGYARALRDRTLDEQESIRRAAMIARARAERALRDSEARFRHQATHDPLTDLPNRTLFTERLSAAITEPGRGADRVGVCFLDLDRFKVVNDSLGHQVGDLLLVAVAHRLRRALGEHLVARLGGDEFVILVERAACTEDVVKVAETALAVVREPALVAGHELTVSASVGIVERPVAGTSPMELMRAADSTLHWAKAAGGARWSIFDADRNRRELARYALSAAIPAALDRGEFHLDYQPLTSLRDGRVLGMEALVRWRHPELGVLRPDSFIGLAEETGLIVPLGGWVLAEACREARGWAGTAGAAAPFVSVNLAVQQVRRPELVDEVRELLRRTGLPPGRLQLEITESTMMSTAEEPVRALRVLADLGVRIAIDDFGTGYCNLAYLRGLPVTELKVAGEFVAGLRAPADDPASRTDERILASLVSLAHALDVTVTAEGVETGEQAERLRAIGCDAAQGWHFGRPGPAAQHLGGSPALSGSTV; from the coding sequence ATGACGCAGGCGCAACTGGAGGCGCTGCTCCAGCGGCTCACCGAGCGGCTGGCCGTGGCGATCCGGTCCGAGCCGTTCGACCTGCGCGTCGGCCAGCAGGTCGGCGCGGAGCTGGTGGCGGCGCACATCGCCTCCGCCGAGGGGTTGGGCCGCACCATCGAGGTGATCCAGCTCCGCCTGGTCCGGGACCTCGGCCTGGTCGCCGAGGACGTCGAGGACCGGATGGCCCGGCTACTGGCGACCGTGGCCACTGGGTACGCGCGGGCGCTGCGCGACCGCACCCTGGACGAGCAGGAGTCCATCCGGCGGGCGGCGATGATCGCGCGAGCGCGGGCCGAGCGGGCGCTGCGGGACAGCGAGGCCCGCTTCCGCCACCAGGCCACCCACGACCCGCTCACCGACCTGCCCAACCGCACCCTGTTCACCGAGCGGCTCAGCGCCGCGATCACCGAGCCGGGCCGGGGCGCCGACCGGGTCGGGGTCTGCTTCCTCGACCTGGACCGGTTCAAGGTGGTCAACGACTCCCTCGGTCACCAGGTGGGCGACCTGCTGCTGGTCGCCGTGGCGCACCGGCTGCGCCGGGCCCTCGGCGAGCACCTGGTGGCCCGGCTCGGCGGCGACGAGTTCGTCATCCTGGTCGAGCGCGCCGCCTGCACCGAGGACGTGGTCAAGGTGGCCGAGACGGCGCTCGCCGTGGTGCGCGAGCCGGCGCTGGTGGCGGGGCACGAGCTGACCGTCTCGGCGAGCGTCGGCATCGTGGAACGGCCGGTGGCCGGCACCTCGCCGATGGAGCTGATGCGGGCCGCCGACAGCACCCTGCACTGGGCGAAGGCGGCCGGCGGGGCCCGCTGGTCGATCTTCGACGCCGACCGCAACCGCCGGGAGCTGGCCCGCTACGCCCTCTCCGCGGCGATCCCCGCGGCCCTCGACCGGGGCGAGTTCCACCTCGACTACCAGCCGCTCACGTCGCTGCGCGACGGCCGGGTGCTCGGCATGGAGGCGCTGGTCCGCTGGCGTCACCCGGAGCTGGGCGTGCTCCGGCCGGACAGCTTCATCGGGCTGGCCGAGGAGACCGGGCTGATCGTCCCGCTCGGCGGCTGGGTGCTGGCCGAGGCATGCCGGGAGGCGCGGGGCTGGGCCGGCACCGCTGGGGCCGCCGCACCGTTCGTCAGCGTGAACCTGGCCGTGCAGCAGGTACGCCGGCCGGAACTGGTGGACGAGGTGCGCGAGCTGCTCCGGCGTACCGGGCTCCCGCCCGGGCGGCTCCAGCTGGAGATCACCGAGAGCACCATGATGAGCACCGCCGAGGAGCCGGTACGCGCCCTGCGGGTCCTGGCCGACCTGGGCGTCCGGATCGCCATCGACGACTTCGGCACCGGCTACTGCAACCTGGCGTACCTGCGCGGGCTGCCGGTGACCGAGCTGAAGGTGGCCGGCGAGTTCGTGGCCGGGCTGCGCGCCCCGGCCGACGACCCGGCCAGCCGCACCGACGAGCGGATCCTCGCCTCGTTGGTGTCGCTGGCCCACGCGCTGGACGTGACCGTGACCGCCGAGGGCGTGGAGACCGGCGAGCAGGCCGAGCGGCTGCGGGCGATCGGCTGCGACGCGGCGCAGGGCTGGCACTTCGGCCGGCCCGGGCCGGCGGCGCAGCACCTGGGCGGCTCCCCCGCCCTCTCCGGCAGCACCGTCTGA
- a CDS encoding M48 family metallopeptidase has protein sequence MSPRGWAVLALAGLVVALAVAGALLIPWHRPPAPRADQVAALRSLPVEQVARGRAFHGALRPAAWSALAVGLVVALLLGLTPLGGRLVAAAGRPFGDHWIAQAVLGGLAVMLLADLLTLPFAAWRQTVLTRYGLSTQGWGGWAVDLLKSYAVSAVIGALVLLGFYSVVRLAPRWWWAFGAAGAAALVVLLSFVLPVLVEPVFNRFTPMEPGPLRTELMSLAARDGVPVRDVLVADASRRTRAVNAYVSGLGPTRRVVVYDTLLREATPAEVTSVVAHELGHARDRDVWTGTLVGALGAAAAVVALYLIGSWAPLLRLAGVDTIAQPRAFPLLIALVTVAGLVATPMQALVSRRVEARADAHALALTGDPATFEAMQRRLAGVNLADPDPPRWEYLWSASHPSTVERMAAARAYAREIGR, from the coding sequence GTGAGCCCGCGTGGCTGGGCCGTGCTGGCCCTGGCCGGGCTGGTCGTCGCGCTGGCCGTCGCCGGCGCGCTGCTGATCCCATGGCACCGGCCACCGGCACCCCGCGCCGACCAGGTGGCCGCGCTGCGCTCCCTCCCGGTCGAGCAGGTGGCCCGGGGTCGCGCCTTCCACGGGGCGCTGCGCCCGGCCGCGTGGTCCGCCCTCGCCGTCGGCCTGGTGGTGGCGCTCCTGCTCGGGCTCACCCCGCTCGGCGGCCGCCTGGTGGCGGCGGCCGGCCGCCCCTTCGGCGACCACTGGATCGCCCAGGCGGTGCTCGGCGGGCTGGCCGTGATGCTCCTCGCCGACCTGCTCACCCTGCCCTTCGCCGCCTGGCGGCAGACCGTGCTCACCCGCTACGGGCTGAGCACCCAGGGCTGGGGCGGCTGGGCGGTGGACCTGCTCAAGTCGTACGCGGTCAGCGCCGTCATCGGCGCGCTCGTGCTGCTCGGCTTCTACTCGGTGGTCCGGCTCGCCCCGCGCTGGTGGTGGGCGTTCGGCGCGGCCGGGGCCGCCGCGCTGGTGGTGCTGCTGTCGTTCGTGCTGCCGGTGCTGGTGGAGCCGGTGTTCAACCGGTTCACCCCGATGGAGCCCGGCCCGCTGCGGACCGAGCTGATGAGCCTGGCCGCCCGGGACGGGGTGCCGGTCCGCGACGTGCTGGTCGCCGACGCCTCCCGGCGCACCCGGGCGGTCAACGCCTACGTCTCCGGGCTCGGGCCGACCCGGCGGGTGGTCGTCTACGACACCCTGCTGCGCGAGGCGACCCCGGCGGAGGTGACCAGCGTCGTCGCGCACGAGCTGGGGCACGCCCGGGACCGGGACGTGTGGACCGGCACCCTCGTCGGGGCGCTCGGTGCCGCCGCCGCCGTGGTGGCGCTCTACCTGATCGGCTCCTGGGCCCCGCTGCTGCGGCTGGCCGGGGTCGACACGATCGCCCAACCACGGGCGTTCCCGCTGCTCATCGCGCTGGTCACCGTCGCCGGCCTGGTGGCCACCCCGATGCAGGCCCTGGTCTCGCGCCGGGTGGAGGCCCGGGCCGACGCGCACGCCCTCGCGCTGACCGGCGACCCGGCCACCTTCGAGGCGATGCAGCGCCGCCTGGCCGGGGTGAACCTGGCCGACCCCGACCCGCCCCGCTGGGAATACCTCTGGTCGGCGTCCCACCCGTCCACCGTGGAACGGATGGCCGCCGCCCGCGCCTACGCCAGGGAGATCGGCAGATGA
- a CDS encoding GAF domain-containing sensor histidine kinase, whose product MPASTPTQPQTQPLAAAARLVLLALVAALTLFATRDVAALWWIALLGAAGLPAVLAPQHRLLGLLSRFAEVVILGLAASQVAADTRLTGVTGGLGASAVLPYLAVPVTVTALRRRFREGAALLAVTAATLLVSAAFTEVGGGRQLGQLGYLAVCAQWLILAGLGLYTAGMFQRVVRVRGEGKPQPYAEATRLLTQLRTVARQLPGATLDPGGISEHLLEELRVVAKTDRGAVLSASGGGRLVVLAQVGVDRVDWETTLDADSAIADAWASQQPQTASRSQARSGHSGEVSALIVPLVAGVRTVGLVVIEADTAHAYPPAVMSRVTALTGPAALRLEAALLFDEVRSLATNEERQRLAREIHDGVAQELVMVGYGIDNALATVHDDAEETADSLRTLRQEVTRVITELRLSLFELRSEVDRHGGLAAAIAEYARTVGASGGLRVHLSLDESTARLPAATEAELLRIAQEAVTNARKHAGAANLWVTCAVDPPYAQIEVSDDGHGIGDQRPDGHYGLAIMAERAERIRGRLEIRPRQPSGTTVAVVLGSSPRRDKVRGSAAAEGE is encoded by the coding sequence GTGCCCGCCTCGACACCCACCCAGCCGCAGACCCAGCCGCTCGCGGCGGCGGCCCGCCTGGTCCTCCTCGCGCTGGTCGCCGCCCTGACCCTGTTCGCCACCCGCGACGTCGCCGCGCTCTGGTGGATCGCCCTGCTGGGCGCCGCCGGGCTGCCCGCCGTGCTGGCCCCGCAGCATCGCCTGCTCGGGCTGCTCAGCCGCTTCGCCGAGGTGGTGATCCTCGGGCTGGCCGCCAGCCAGGTGGCCGCCGACACCCGGCTGACCGGGGTGACCGGCGGGCTGGGCGCCTCGGCGGTGCTGCCGTACCTGGCGGTGCCGGTGACCGTGACGGCGTTGCGCCGCCGGTTCCGCGAGGGGGCGGCGCTGCTCGCCGTCACGGCGGCCACCCTGCTGGTCAGCGCGGCGTTCACCGAGGTCGGCGGCGGGCGGCAGCTCGGCCAGCTCGGCTACCTCGCGGTCTGCGCGCAGTGGCTGATCCTGGCCGGTCTCGGCCTCTACACCGCCGGCATGTTCCAGCGCGTGGTGCGGGTCCGCGGCGAGGGCAAGCCACAGCCGTACGCCGAGGCCACCCGGCTGCTGACCCAGCTCCGCACGGTGGCCCGCCAGCTGCCCGGCGCGACCCTGGACCCCGGCGGCATCTCCGAGCACCTGCTGGAGGAGCTGCGGGTGGTGGCGAAGACCGACCGGGGGGCGGTGCTCTCCGCCTCCGGCGGCGGCCGGCTGGTGGTGCTCGCCCAGGTCGGCGTGGACCGGGTGGACTGGGAGACGACGCTCGACGCCGATTCGGCCATCGCCGACGCCTGGGCCAGCCAGCAGCCGCAGACCGCGTCCCGCTCGCAGGCCCGGTCCGGCCACTCCGGCGAGGTCTCGGCGCTGATCGTGCCGCTGGTCGCCGGGGTCCGCACGGTCGGCCTGGTGGTCATCGAGGCGGACACCGCGCACGCGTACCCGCCGGCGGTGATGTCCCGGGTGACCGCGCTGACCGGCCCGGCGGCGCTGCGGCTGGAGGCCGCCCTGCTCTTCGACGAGGTGCGCTCGCTGGCCACGAACGAGGAGCGGCAGCGGCTGGCCCGGGAGATCCACGACGGGGTCGCCCAGGAGCTGGTGATGGTCGGCTACGGCATCGACAACGCCCTGGCCACCGTGCACGACGACGCCGAGGAGACCGCCGACTCGCTGCGCACGCTGCGGCAGGAGGTCACCCGGGTGATCACCGAGCTGCGGCTGAGCCTGTTCGAGCTGCGCAGCGAGGTGGACCGGCACGGCGGCCTGGCCGCCGCGATCGCCGAGTACGCCCGCACCGTCGGCGCGTCCGGCGGGCTGCGGGTGCACCTGTCGCTGGACGAGTCCACCGCCCGGCTGCCCGCCGCCACCGAGGCCGAGTTGCTGCGCATCGCGCAGGAGGCGGTGACCAACGCGCGCAAGCACGCCGGGGCGGCCAATCTGTGGGTCACCTGTGCGGTGGACCCCCCGTACGCCCAGATCGAAGTGTCGGATGACGGTCACGGCATCGGTGACCAGCGCCCGGACGGGCACTATGGTCTTGCGATCATGGCGGAGAGGGCGGAACGTATCCGGGGCCGGTTGGAGATCAGGCCGCGGCAACCCAGCGGCACGACGGTGGCGGTGGTACTCGGCTCCTCGCCCCGGCGCGATAAGGTGCGCGGCAGCGCAGCAGCAGAAGGGGAGTAA